The genomic stretch TGGCCTTCTCCACGGTGAAGCCGGCCGCCTCCATCATCTCCTTGCAGGCCGCCACCGCGTCCTCGGCCATCTTCAGCTCGTTGGCCGAATGCCGGCATTCGATGTGCGCGGCGGGGATGCCCCAGCGGTCCTTCACCGTCGGGCTGAGCGTCACGCGATTCTCCGCGCGCGGCACCATCTCCCCGAAGGGCACGAAGTGGCAGTTGTCTCCAAAGGTGAAGACCTGCACGCCGTAGCCGCGCGCGAAGTCCTGCTCTTTCGTGGCCACGTTGCGGAACTGGGGGATGTACGCCCAGCTATGCTCCTGCCGCTGGGCTTCGGGAGGCAGGTTCATCTTCGCCTCGATGCCCAGCATGTACGTGTGGTCCATCAGGTTGCGGCCCAGCTGCCCCGACGAGTTCGCCAGTCCGTCCGGGAACGCACTGCTGCGCGAGTGCAGCAGCAGGCGGGTGGACTCAATCGCGCCCGCCGCCAGCACCACCACCCGCGCGTGGGCCTCGTAGGACTTGCCCGACCTCGCGTCGAGGTAGTGCACCCCCGTGGCGCGCCCTGTCGCCGCGTCGTACAGCACCTGGTCCACCACCGCGTTCGTGCGCAGCGCGAGCCGGCCCGTCTTCAACGCGGCGGGCATCGTCACGGGCGCTCCCGCCGTGCGGCGGACGATGACGCGGCGCTCGGGCCAGCGGCGCTCCACCTGTTCCTTCAGGCGCTGCTCCGCGGGCGTCATGGTGATGGCACCCGCGAAGACGGAGTCCGGCAGCATGTCCAGGCCATCCGCGTTGCCGTGGATGCCCATCCACCGCTCCACCGTCTCGTAGTGCGGCGCCAGGTCCGCCAGCGTCAGCGGCCAGTCCGGCCCCTGCCCGTCCTGCGTGCCTGCTTTGAAGTTGAAGTCAGACAGCCGGTAGAACTGGCGCCCGTGCGCCTTCACCGACGTGCGCCCGCCCACCTGCCGCGCACGAATCCACGTGAAGGGCTGGTCCTCTGGCGTGGTGTAGGGATTGTCCACGTCGTCGACGAAGGCGTGCGGGTGGAAGGGCCACGCGAAGGTGGTGCTCTGCACCGACTGGCGCACCTTGCGCTGGTCGTCCGTCTCCGCCAGGTAGCCGAAGGATTGGCGCATGCGGTGGAGCATCCACAGCATCCGGTCCGCGCCCATGCCTCGGCCCGCTTCGAGCACCAGGACACGCAAGCCTGCTTCCGTCAGCTGCTTGGCCGTCCAGCCGCCGCAAGCGCCACCACCCACCACCACCACGTCGAACATCGTCCTGGATGTGCCCACAGGTTTCCTGGCGCGACAGTGCCGTCTTTGATGGCACTGTGAGTTGTCTACACGGAGTGTAAGCTGCTCAGTACGTGGTGGAGCAACGTGGGTCCCGTCTGCACGCCTGGGGTTCAAACACCCCAGCTTCCTTCAACGAGGTCCAACGAAGATGAAGTGGCGGTGGCTGCTGGGTGGAGCGCTCGCGCTGGGGCTGCTGGCCGCGCTGGCGGTGTTTGGTAGAGCGCTGCGTCATTCAGAGGCCTACTTCCACTACCCACGTCCCAAGGCCGAGCGCCCCGCTGACTTCGCCGAGGCAAAGGACGTCTCGCTTCAGACGTCGGACGGGCTGACGCTGCGGGGCTGGTACGTGCCGTCCCAGAACCGCGCCGCCGTGGTGCTGGCGCACGGCCTGTCCCAGACGCGCGCGGACCTGCTGCCCGAAGCGCGAATCCTGCGGGCCGCGGGCTATGGCGTGCTGCTCTTCGACCTGCGCGCCCACGGTGAAAGCGAGGGCGATTTCTCCACCTGGGGAGACCTGGAGCGCCGGGACGTGCGGGCCGCGCTGGACTTCGTGCGCGCCCAGCCGGATGTGGACCCGGAGCGGGTAGGGGCGCTCGGCTTCTCGATTGGTTCCGCCGCGGTGGCGGAGGTGGCGGCGGAGGACCCGGCGGTGCGCGCCGTGGTGTTGCTGTCCCCGTTCAACACGCTGTGGCTGGCCGCCGCGTATGACTTCCGCCGCTTCGGCTTCGTGTCGCAATGCGGGGCGCTGGTTCCCTTCTGGCGGCGCGGCATCGCACTGGAAGAGGTGCGCACCATCGACGCGGTGGAGCGCATCCGCCCCCGGCCGCTGCTCATCGTCATGGGGACGGAGGAGTCAGGACAGCCGCTCGCCGACGAGCTCTTCGCCAAGGTGCGTGAGTACGCCCAGACGTGGCGCATCCAGGGCGCCGGACACGGGAACTTCAGCGCCACCGAGCCGGAGGCGTACCCCCAGCGGTTGAAGGCGTTCCTCGACGCGGCGTTGCTCGCGCGCTGAGCGTCACTCCGCCTGCGGAGCCGCGCTCGCCGTGGACTCCAGCTCCGTGAGCTGCGCCAGGAAGGCGCGGCCCTTGGCCGGGTCCGTCATGTGGATGAAGGCGGCCATGCCCTTGAGCTGCTCCAGCGACTCGCCCTCGCGGCCCGGCTTGCCCTTCTTCCGGTTGTGGATGGCGGCGCGCAGCTGGCGCACCACGTCGCGCGGGACTCGGGCCGCCGGCGCGTCCTTGCCCGCCGCATTCACCACCAGCCCCGTCACCCGCTGCCGCGTGCCCTTGCGCGCCACGCGCGTCTTGTCCGGGTGCACGCGGAAGCCCTCCGCCTCCACCACTTCCTGCACGCGCGACAGCAGCACCGCCACCGGGGGACGCTGCGTCCGCCGCGCCTTGGGCTGCTTCGCCTTCGTCCACGAGAAGGTCAGGTCGTCCGCGTAGCGCGTGTACGTGAAGCCCAGCCGCTTCGCGAGCGCGGACAGCCGCTTGTCCAGCTTCAGGCACAGCGCGTTGGTGATGCCCGGCGACGTGGGCGCACCCTGGGGCAGCGCGCGCGGGCCCTTGGCCACGTGCAGCAGCTTGCCCCGGAACTGCACCGCCTCACGCGGCGCTTCCGTGGAGAGCAGCGACAGCAGCGTGGACGTGCCCTCCGGCAGGCCGCCCTTGCGCAACAGGCCCTTCACCCGGCGCCAGGTGACGGAGGGGAAGAAGTCCTTGAGGTCCACCTTCACCACCACGTCCGCGCCCTGGTGGGCCAGCGCGTTGGTGAGGATGGAGCGTCCCGCCACGAAGCCATGCGCCGCGCCGTGCACCGGCAGCCGCTCCACGACGTTGGACAGCACCCAGCGCTGTGCTTCCTTCAGCTCCGGCTTGGGCGACGTAATCGTGCGCTTGCCGCCGTCCCGCTTCGGAATCGTCCAGCTCACGTAGTGCGTGGCCGTGTCCACCTCGCGGTGGAACGCGAACCAGCGCAGCTTGGACACGCTCAGCCCCAGCGCCTTGGCCAGCGCCTCCGCCGAGTCCAGCTCCGTCAGGCCGTTGGCCCGGGCGCGCTCCTCGCGGTGGGGCACGTCGAACGCGTCCGCAGGGCGGTCCTCCACCCAGTGCACGCCCGCGCCCAGGTGGCCCACGTGCGTGGCCTTCCACGCCTCGTGCGCCTGACGCTTCAGCGCGCGGCGCTCGGTGGCCTCGGCCTTCTTCTTCTCCTTCCAGGCCTTCTTGTCCTTCTCGGAGGCGCTGGAGAAGTCCAGGTCCTCCACCGCGAGGCCCTTGGAGACGAGCTGCGCCTGCACCCAGTCGTCGGCGCCGCCCGCTTCGTCGATGGCCTTCGCGCGGACGAGCAGCGCTTCGTGCGCGAGCCGGCGGGCTTCACGCTTCGCGGCCGCGTCTGGCGCGGGAGCGGTGGGTTCGGGCGTGGGCACGGCCTGCGGCGAAGCTGCGGGGACGAACGGGTCCAGCCTGGCGGTCATGTCTGCACCTTGGGCGGGCGCGGCGATGGAGGACGGGACATGGCGCGAGCAGTCGAGGGAGGCCGGGAAAGCACCACCATCTTACCTGGGGCACGGTAGCCTCACCGGCTCTCCCCTCCTAGGCACTACGGCCGGGGTGGGTAAACGGCGGTCGCGTCGTTGGCTCCGCTACCCACCCTGGCCGTAGTGCCTAGGAGGGAGAGAGCCAAGAACAGGCTACCTTGCGGAGAGTGTCCTGCATTTCAACCGGAGCGGCGCAACGCCGCTCCCGCGCTCGAGGCGCTCAGGCTGATGCACTCCGGACCTCTCTCGGCTGCTCGCGCGTGAAGCGCACGTCGTCGTCTCTTCGTCGCACCTGTCCTGCCGGCCGCTCGTGGCGGCCGGGCCGTGGTTGAAGGGTTTACACCAATGCCGAGGCCGCGTCGATGTAGCCGTCAGCCGCCAACTTCTCCAGGCGCGCGAAGTACGCTCCGCGCGCTTCCGCATCCGAGTCGAACCAGAGCCGCTGGTGACGCGGCGTGCCCGTGCGCGGGCCCCACTCCACCGCCACCACCTGACCATCCAGGGAAACCCGGTACACCGTCTCCAGTCCGCTCTCCGCGTCGCGTCGCACGTAGGAACGCGTCTCCGCGCGGATGAGCTTGCGGCCCTCGGGCGTCTGCCGCAGCGCCTCTTCCTCCGCGCGGCGGCGCGCGTAGGCCAGCCGCAGCGCCAGCAGGTGCTCGCAGGGGCCTTCCCGCAGACCGGAGCGCCGGTGGTGCGGGCACCCGCAGCTGGCGTCCTTCACGCGGCCTTCCAAGTCCAACGTGAAGCTGGGGAAGAAGCTGCGCAGGGCCTCGCGGTCCACCACCTCGCCGTGGATGCGGATGCCCTCGCCCACCACGTCGTGCACCTTGGTCAGCTTCACCTCGCCCGCGCCCGGAGCGCCGTCGCCACCCAGCAGGCGGTGCGCTCGCGCTTCCAGCTCGTTGCCGTAGCGGATGACGGCGGCGTCCACCGGCGTGGGCATCAGCTCGCGCGGACGGTACTGGCCGCGCGCCACATCGAAGAGGATGCGCCCGCGCAGGCACTCCAGCTGGAGCGCCGCGCGCACGGACTCCTTGGGCGCGCCGGCGCTGGCGGCGAGCGTGTCGAAGGGCAGGGGGCCTTCGGTCCGCAGCCGGTTGCGAAGCTGCTCCGCCAATCCGTCCGGCACCGCGCGGGGCATCAGCACGTCGAAGGCCGCGGCGGAGGACCAGCCGCTCTCCGTCCATCCCGTGAGGCCCAGCGTGAGCGTGGCCGCGCCCATGTCGATGACCCAGAACACCGGCAGGCCGGGGCCCATCAGCTGTACTCGCACGGACTTCGCGTGGGGCAGCAGGCGCGCGAGCGCGGCCAGCCGCTGACGGCCGAAGGTGCGCACCACCGCGGGCGCGGTGCCGTTGTACGTGCTGCCGTGGCACTCCAGCACCAGCTCCCACGGCTCCAGCACCAGCCGGGGCGGGGCGCCGGGCACCAGCTCGAAGCGCAGCGCGCGGGGGGCCTTCTTCGCCTTGCGAGCGCGCAGGGCGAAGAGGAGGTTGTAGAGGTCGATGGGCGCCAGCTCGCAGGTGCTCGCGGGCAGCGTGGCGGCGGACTGCACCTGGAGGAAGCCGCGCAGCCAGGCGTGGGGCACCTCCACGTTGCGCGGAGCGCGGGCCGGCTGCGAGGCCGGCGTGGCCAGCGCGACGTGCGCCTCCAGGGAGACGGGCACGTAGGTGCGCAGCCGGTCCACGCGGGCGGGCAGCTCCGGTGGCACGTCCAGGAAGGTGGAGCCGTGCGCGGCCTCGCGGCCCTCGAAGAGGCGGTTGTCGAAGGACAGCCGGGCGTAGGCGCTCTCGTCGCGGGAGAAGACCTCCAGGGACACGCTGTCCGGGTCCACCGTGAGCACGGGGTCCAGCACCGCGTCCTGCTTCTTCTCTCCGTCCAGCGCGTTGTCCAGGAACGCCTTCTGCGCCTCCCAGATGAGCGCGCTGGCCCGCTTGCCCTGCTTCATCAGGTAGGCGAGGTACGCGGTGCGGTCCTTGCCCCGGTAGCGCAGGTCGCTGGCGAGGATGCCGAAGGTGGCGGCCAGCGCGTCGCGGAAGAGGGCGGCGTCGGTGACGCGGCCGCTCACGCCCACGGTGCCGCGCGAGCCCTCCAGGGCCAGGCGGACGCGGGAGCCGTCCGTGCCGGACTCGACGTCGCTCGCGGTGGCGTAGCGCAGCTCGACGGGGTGTCGGGTGGCGGTCGTCACGACGGGTTACCTTCCTTCCGGTTCCGGGCGCGCTCAGCGGCGCGGCGTGCTCGTTTATGGGCGCGCCAGGCGGCCTTGCGCAGCTCCACGGTTTGCGACTTGTCGAAGGCGGCCTCGTGCAGCAGCTTCGCCGCGTCGTCTCCGCCCAGGCGGCCCAGCGCGGCCCACGCGTCCTGCCGCGTCTCCGGCTTCGCGTCGGTGGCCAGTGACTTCAGGGGCTCCAGCGCGTGGGCACCCAGCAGCGTTGGCACCGACAGCCGGCGACCCTCGGAGGTGGCCAGCAGCTCCCGCGTCGTCCGGGCACCCATGGGGCCGAAGGCCACCGCGTCGAAGGGCTTCACTTCCAGGGCCCATGCGGTGGCGCGCTCGGGGGCGAGCTTCGCCAGCGCATCCGCCGCCGCCGCCCGCACCCGCGCGTCCGGGTCCACCAGCGACTTGCGCAGCGTGTCCGCCGCGGCGGCGCGCTCCTTCTCGTTCGTCAGCACGGCCGCCGGGGCCTGTCCGGTGAGCGTCAGCGTGCCCCCCGGCGTACCCAGCCTGCCCAGGGCGCGCGCGGCCTCCTGGCGCACGGTGCCCGGAGCCGCCGTCTCTCCACCCTGGAGGAGGGTGCGCGCGGAGTCGGCCATGCCCGCGGTGCCCAGACGGGAGCCCGCCCACAGCAGCCGCTCCCAGGCGCCTTCCAGCACGGCGCGCCTGGACGGCGCGGCGGAGGTCCAGTCCGTGGCCGTGCGGCGCTCGGCCGTCACCAGCGCGCGGGACAGCGCGGCCAGGTCCACCGTGCCGGGCTCGCGGGCCTCACCCGTCCAGGTACCCACCAGCAGCGCGGCCTCCTCGCGGGCCTCCGGCTTGTCGTGGCCCAGTAGCGCCACCACTTCCGGCAGGGGCAGGGCGCCCCGGCGTGCGAGCCCGCGCCGCAGGCGCAGGCGCAGCGTCACGTTGTCCAGCGTGGCCAGCCGGGGCACCAGCAGCGCCGGGTCGCCTTCGTTGGCCAGGTAGGCCGCGGCGGGCGCGGAGATGTCCGGGTAGCGGCTGGCCACCGCGTGGAACTCCACCCGCGTGCGCTCGGTGGGGAACAGCACGTCGAGCGCCTTGCGCGCCTCCTTGCGCAGGTCCTGCTGGGGCGCGTCCAGCGCGGCGGCCAGGGCCGTCTCCGCGGCGGTGTCCTTGAGCTTCCCCAGCTCCTGGGCCGCGGTCAGCTGCACCGGCAGCGCCGTGCTCGTGTCGCCGAGCAGCGCCTCGATTTTCACGCGGGCGCGCTCCCCGCCGATGGCGCGCAGGCCCTTCACGCCGGCCTGCTGCAGCTCCAGCGTGGCGCCCTCCACCGCGGCGGCCTCCACCTTCTCCTCGGCGCGGCGGCGCTCCTCGCCGTCCGGCAGCTTCGCGGCGAGCCGGCCCAGGCCCTCGATGGCGGCCGACACCATGCTCGGCTCCACGGGCGCTTCCGCCGTGCCGCCCGCGGCCACCGTCTCCAACTCGGCCAGGGCGCGCGCGTCACCCAGCGTGCCCAGGGCCAGCAGGGCCCGCTCGCGCTGGCCGTCCTCGCCCGCGCGGGCGTACAGCATCAGGGGCCGCAGCGCGCTGGCGCCGCCCTTGAAGGCCACGCCTTCCGCGGCCGGCAGCATCAGGTCGCGCGAGCCGCCGCGCAGCACCGCCTCCAGCGGCTCCGCCGGGGCGCCGTGCTCGATGACGCGCTTCGCGTAGGCCTCCACGGCCGCGCCGCTCACGGCGGGGAAGCGGTCCGTGAAGAGGCTGACCAGCAGCTCCGACTGGCCGGCCTCCGCGCCGTGCTCCAGGTGCCGCAGGGCCTCCAGCCGCACGGCGACGTCGAAGCTCTTCACGGCCTGCCGCAGGAACGACACGGCCAGCTTCATGTCGCGCTTCTTCACGTCGCTGCCGGCCACCGTCATGGCCGCGGTGACACACTCGCTGCGAATGACGCCCTCTGCGTCCGTCTGGCACTGGCGGGCCAGCACCTCCAGCGCCTCGGGCCGGCGCGTGTTGCCCAGGGCCGTCACCAGCCGCTTGCGCTCATGGGAGTCCTGGGCCGCGGGCAGCCGGGCGGCCAGCGCGGCCACCGCGGCGGGCGTGGCCAGCCGGGCCAGGGCCTCCGTGGCGCGCTTCGCGGCGCTCGCGTTCTCCGCGCGCAGGAAGGTGGCGAGCACCTCCACCGCGCGGTCATCGCCACGCCACGCCAGCAGCTCCGAGGCGCGCAGACGCAGGTCCTCG from Myxococcus xanthus encodes the following:
- a CDS encoding GMC oxidoreductase produces the protein MGTSRTMFDVVVVGGGACGGWTAKQLTEAGLRVLVLEAGRGMGADRMLWMLHRMRQSFGYLAETDDQRKVRQSVQSTTFAWPFHPHAFVDDVDNPYTTPEDQPFTWIRARQVGGRTSVKAHGRQFYRLSDFNFKAGTQDGQGPDWPLTLADLAPHYETVERWMGIHGNADGLDMLPDSVFAGAITMTPAEQRLKEQVERRWPERRVIVRRTAGAPVTMPAALKTGRLALRTNAVVDQVLYDAATGRATGVHYLDARSGKSYEAHARVVVLAAGAIESTRLLLHSRSSAFPDGLANSSGQLGRNLMDHTYMLGIEAKMNLPPEAQRQEHSWAYIPQFRNVATKEQDFARGYGVQVFTFGDNCHFVPFGEMVPRAENRVTLSPTVKDRWGIPAAHIECRHSANELKMAEDAVAACKEMMEAAGFTVEKANATLSTPGMAIHEVGTARMGTDPKTSVLNPHNQSWDVPNLFINDGACFPSQGPQNPTLTMMAIAVRASAHIVEEFKAGRL
- a CDS encoding alpha/beta hydrolase — its product is MKWRWLLGGALALGLLAALAVFGRALRHSEAYFHYPRPKAERPADFAEAKDVSLQTSDGLTLRGWYVPSQNRAAVVLAHGLSQTRADLLPEARILRAAGYGVLLFDLRAHGESEGDFSTWGDLERRDVRAALDFVRAQPDVDPERVGALGFSIGSAAVAEVAAEDPAVRAVVLLSPFNTLWLAAAYDFRRFGFVSQCGALVPFWRRGIALEEVRTIDAVERIRPRPLLIVMGTEESGQPLADELFAKVREYAQTWRIQGAGHGNFSATEPEAYPQRLKAFLDAALLAR
- a CDS encoding reverse transcriptase family protein; this encodes MTARLDPFVPAASPQAVPTPEPTAPAPDAAAKREARRLAHEALLVRAKAIDEAGGADDWVQAQLVSKGLAVEDLDFSSASEKDKKAWKEKKKAEATERRALKRQAHEAWKATHVGHLGAGVHWVEDRPADAFDVPHREERARANGLTELDSAEALAKALGLSVSKLRWFAFHREVDTATHYVSWTIPKRDGGKRTITSPKPELKEAQRWVLSNVVERLPVHGAAHGFVAGRSILTNALAHQGADVVVKVDLKDFFPSVTWRRVKGLLRKGGLPEGTSTLLSLLSTEAPREAVQFRGKLLHVAKGPRALPQGAPTSPGITNALCLKLDKRLSALAKRLGFTYTRYADDLTFSWTKAKQPKARRTQRPPVAVLLSRVQEVVEAEGFRVHPDKTRVARKGTRQRVTGLVVNAAGKDAPAARVPRDVVRQLRAAIHNRKKGKPGREGESLEQLKGMAAFIHMTDPAKGRAFLAQLTELESTASAAPQAE
- a CDS encoding SWIM zinc finger family protein, whose amino-acid sequence is MTTATRHPVELRYATASDVESGTDGSRVRLALEGSRGTVGVSGRVTDAALFRDALAATFGILASDLRYRGKDRTAYLAYLMKQGKRASALIWEAQKAFLDNALDGEKKQDAVLDPVLTVDPDSVSLEVFSRDESAYARLSFDNRLFEGREAAHGSTFLDVPPELPARVDRLRTYVPVSLEAHVALATPASQPARAPRNVEVPHAWLRGFLQVQSAATLPASTCELAPIDLYNLLFALRARKAKKAPRALRFELVPGAPPRLVLEPWELVLECHGSTYNGTAPAVVRTFGRQRLAALARLLPHAKSVRVQLMGPGLPVFWVIDMGAATLTLGLTGWTESGWSSAAAFDVLMPRAVPDGLAEQLRNRLRTEGPLPFDTLAASAGAPKESVRAALQLECLRGRILFDVARGQYRPRELMPTPVDAAVIRYGNELEARAHRLLGGDGAPGAGEVKLTKVHDVVGEGIRIHGEVVDREALRSFFPSFTLDLEGRVKDASCGCPHHRRSGLREGPCEHLLALRLAYARRRAEEEALRQTPEGRKLIRAETRSYVRRDAESGLETVYRVSLDGQVVAVEWGPRTGTPRHQRLWFDSDAEARGAYFARLEKLAADGYIDAASALV